ACTTTCGAGTATTTCACGTTTTATTACTTCACCTTGTATGAGGTCTCTAATTTCAGGAGCATCAACTTTTATACCTGGCTTTAGCTTGCGCAGCTCTCTACGTACTACGTTAGCAATAGAATCAGTTAATAATAATGCGCCAATGGTGTAGCGGTTTACCGATTGCCTGTATTCATAATAGTCATCAATAAGATCTTTTTGAAGACCACGCTTACACAGCATAAACAATAATTCCTGTTGATCTTTTTGCCTTGGATTCATTTCCATGAAATCAAAAGAAAAAATACGCTTATCCTGAACTTTATCGTCCAAACTGACACGATGTATTTCCCACTTTATTCCATTAGTTAACACAACCCACTTAATACCTTCTCTTGAAGCGTAATTGACGGCTTGCTTTAGATGTTTGTCATTGAGGTCAAGACCAATTGCTTTGACTTCAATTAGATACTCAATCCCTTTATCTGTTTTTATTGCAAGATCACAGTATGTTCCTTGTATAGAATACTCTCTTGTTATTTCCGAGTATTTATCAAAACCAAATATTGCTTCCAGCATATCTGTAATAATAGTTACAGTATCAGACTCATTGACATCTCTTTCTTTAGCTTTATTCAATATTTTTTTGAATTTTGGCACTGTGGTTGTTAATCGTTTTGCAACTGCTGCCGGAATATTGATCATAAAACAGCCCCTTTTTGAATATATGTTTGAACGGCCTGGGTCAGTGGTGCGACCAAAATTCTTGCCGCGTCAGCGCCACCGACGTTCTCCGCATCTACTGCACCCTCATAAACATTCTATTTTATCATGCCAATAATTTGGTTTTTTAGTCAACAGCATTACTGCAATTATTATTATCTCATCCTTTTTAACTTGATAAATTACCCCATAAGGAAAGCGGTTTGTTATACATCGTCTCGTGTTTTTTGATAATGATGACCATGCCTGAGGGAATTGCAGAATAATTTGAATGGCGTTATAAACTTCTTTGGCAAATTCAATCCCTAACCCATCTTGGCACTCATTATAGTAATCAATTGCGTCATTCAATTCTTTTTCTGCCAGTGGATGAAAAGAATAAGTCATGGATTGATTTTTCTACGAATCTTTTTAAAAACCTCTTCGCCTGGAATTGTCTTAACTTTTCCTGTCCTTATATCTTCAACTCTCTTCTCTGCTTCTTTAGCCCATAACTCATCAATCTCTTTATCTGGTGGATTAAGGCTTTCAAGTAATTTATTCACCAATAATGTCCTGACCTCTACGGGCAAAGACATCGCCTCAGAAATAAGTTCATTTGTTTTTATCATAAGCCACTCCTTATACTTATCAGGGTTATTTATAATATGCTATTTATTCGTGATTTATGCAAGTTATCATGTTGATTCTTGGACAGAATGCGGAGCTGAGCTAAATATATTTATTTAGGCTATTCGTACATACTATACAATACCATACCACAGAAAAAACAAGAAATCAATCTCAATTTGCTACAAAAAACAAACATTGTTGAATATGTTGTTTCGTAAAAGCTATAGAGCTGACCTGTGCTCAAGAGAAAACATTCCCTTTGTCCAGGGAAGACGTTTCTTAATCGCCTGCCATACCAATTCATATTTTACACCAAAGTAAAAGTGAATTAATTTGTCCCTGAAGCCTGCCATTTCCTTCCAGGGGATTTACGGATGTTTTTCCTTTAAATCCTCGGGTAAACCTTTTATTGCCTCACCTATAATCTCAAACTTTCTTATCACTGCACTTGTCTTTTCATGATTAGTTTTAAAATCCTCAAAACTTATTCCTTCTACAAATCTCTCAATGGCGGAAATTGCTTCCAGGATATCTTTGAGCAACAATTCAGGCTCCCTTATACAGGAACAGCCTCCTTTAATATTAGCTCCTTCAACTCAGTTCTTACTGTATCACGAGGAACGACATCAACCTTCCTGCCAAGTCTCTTAAAATCATCCCAATACTTAATATTTAAGACCCTTGCGATCTTCACACTAAGATTGAAGTACAACGAAATTAGCCGACGAGTTACCAGTCCACTACATATTGTTGCAGACCTTTTAATGGGTGAACTTCCCATGCACAATCCATTTTGGGCAGCTCATTTCGGCTGTATTTATTAACCAGTCTTCCCTCTGCCGGTCGTTTTAAAGAGCTGTCACATCGAGATGCAACTGATCTGACAGGGTGAACTTACATCTTTCCGGGCGGAACGCGGAACCGGGTCAGATCACGATAGTCCTCTACTCTAAGGAGAGCAGCCTTCACTGTTGGCGGCGATCCCTGATTGCATAAGGGTGATCGTATAAGGGGTTTTATAACGTTGGGGGACTTCCCCTCTTCCTGCGAAGC
Above is a window of bacterium BMS3Abin08 DNA encoding:
- a CDS encoding plasmid stabilization system protein, producing MTYSFHPLAEKELNDAIDYYNECQDGLGIEFAKEVYNAIQIILQFPQAWSSLSKNTRRCITNRFPYGVIYQVKKDEIIIIAVMLLTKKPNYWHDKIECL
- a CDS encoding putative addiction module component, which gives rise to MIKTNELISEAMSLPVEVRTLLVNKLLESLNPPDKEIDELWAKEAEKRVEDIRTGKVKTIPGEEVFKKIRRKINP